A part of Bacteroidota bacterium genomic DNA contains:
- the ligA gene encoding NAD-dependent DNA ligase LigA: protein MSKEAIKTRIAELSKDIEAHNYNYYVLDKPNISDYDFDMMLEELIKLEKEHPEFALPDSPTQRVGGQITKEFKSVKHKYPMLSLSNSYSTEDMEDFDRRVREGLGLSNDLFGGAVDYVCELKFDGLSIGLTYLNGQLQQAVTRGDGVQGDDVTTNAKTIRSIPLKLKGHFPNEFEIRGEIFLPRKAFDQINKEREEIGETPLANPRNAASGTMKMQDSKVVAKRKLDCFLYFLLGEQVPHQKHSENLEAAKTWGFKVSEHTKVCHGINEVLKYIEHWDKARHQLPYDIDGIVIKVNDYKQQQHLGFTAKSPRWAIAYKFKAEQVSTQLEKITYQVGRTGAITPVANLKPVSLAGTTVKRASLHNADIIEKLDVREGDFVFVEKGGEIIPKIIGVDLTKRPEHLAKTKYITHCPECNTELIRHEGEALHYCPNENGCPPQVKGKMEHFVSRKAMNIDSLGGETIEQLYEAGLLRNIADIYDLKKEQLLPLERMAEKSAQNLIAGIEKSKEVPFERVLFAIGIRHVGETTAKKIARKVKNVDTLSSLNKEQLSEIDEVGETIADSILDFFSNNDNKIIIERLKRSGLQFEINEEDVQPGSDKLKDLTIVISGVFSKHSRDEYKDMIERNGGKNSGSISKKTSFVLAGDNMGPEKLKKAESLGVKILNEDDFLEMIK, encoded by the coding sequence ATGAGTAAAGAGGCGATAAAGACGAGGATAGCAGAGCTTTCGAAGGATATTGAGGCTCATAACTATAATTATTATGTGCTGGATAAACCAAACATCAGCGATTATGATTTCGACATGATGTTGGAAGAACTCATTAAACTCGAAAAAGAGCACCCTGAGTTCGCCCTCCCTGATTCACCTACACAACGCGTGGGCGGACAAATTACTAAAGAATTTAAAAGTGTAAAGCATAAATATCCTATGCTTTCTTTGAGTAATAGTTACAGTACCGAAGACATGGAGGATTTTGATCGCCGTGTACGTGAAGGTTTAGGATTAAGTAACGATTTATTTGGCGGAGCCGTTGATTATGTATGCGAACTAAAATTCGATGGTTTATCCATTGGACTCACTTATTTAAACGGCCAATTACAACAAGCAGTAACACGTGGTGATGGCGTTCAGGGTGATGATGTAACAACCAATGCAAAAACGATACGCTCGATTCCTTTAAAGTTAAAAGGTCATTTCCCCAATGAATTTGAAATACGCGGAGAAATATTTTTACCAAGAAAGGCTTTCGATCAAATTAATAAAGAACGGGAAGAAATCGGTGAAACGCCGCTAGCTAATCCACGCAACGCTGCCTCCGGCACCATGAAAATGCAGGATTCTAAAGTGGTGGCGAAAAGAAAACTCGATTGCTTTTTGTATTTCCTATTGGGAGAACAAGTTCCACATCAAAAACATTCAGAGAATTTAGAGGCTGCAAAAACCTGGGGATTTAAAGTATCGGAGCACACCAAAGTTTGTCATGGCATTAACGAGGTATTAAAATACATAGAACATTGGGATAAAGCCCGACATCAGTTACCTTACGACATCGATGGAATTGTAATTAAAGTAAATGATTACAAGCAGCAACAACATCTGGGCTTTACGGCAAAATCACCTCGTTGGGCCATCGCTTACAAATTTAAAGCAGAGCAAGTAAGTACACAATTAGAAAAAATAACATACCAGGTTGGAAGAACCGGTGCTATCACGCCGGTCGCAAATTTGAAACCGGTTTCATTAGCGGGGACAACCGTAAAGCGGGCTTCATTACACAACGCTGATATTATAGAAAAACTGGATGTACGTGAAGGCGATTTTGTGTTTGTAGAAAAAGGCGGAGAAATCATTCCGAAAATTATTGGTGTTGATTTGACTAAACGTCCTGAGCATTTAGCAAAAACAAAATATATCACACATTGTCCGGAATGCAATACTGAACTCATCCGCCATGAAGGTGAAGCCTTGCATTATTGTCCGAACGAAAATGGATGTCCTCCACAAGTAAAAGGTAAAATGGAACATTTTGTTTCCCGTAAGGCTATGAACATTGATAGCTTAGGTGGAGAAACGATTGAACAATTATACGAAGCCGGACTACTACGAAACATTGCGGATATTTATGATTTAAAGAAAGAACAACTTTTACCTCTCGAAAGAATGGCAGAGAAAAGTGCTCAGAATTTAATTGCCGGTATTGAAAAAAGTAAAGAGGTGCCTTTTGAACGCGTTTTATTTGCCATTGGTATCAGACATGTTGGAGAAACAACTGCTAAAAAAATTGCACGCAAAGTAAAGAACGTTGATACACTCTCCTCTCTCAATAAAGAACAATTGTCAGAGATTGATGAAGTCGGCGAAACAATTGCGGATAGTATTCTTGACTTCTTTTCAAATAATGACAACAAAATAATAATTGAACGATTAAAACGAAGCGGTTTGCAGTTTGAAATAAACGAAGAGGATGTACAACCGGGAAGCGATAAACTAAAAGACTTAACCATTGTGATTAGCGGCGTATTTAGCAAACATAGTCGCGATGAATATAAAGACATGATTGAAAGAAACGGAGGCAAGAATTCAGGTTCCATCTCCAAGAAAACAAGTTTTGTATTGGCGGGTGATAATATGGGTCCGGAAAAATTAAAAAAAGCGGAAAGTTTAGGTGTAAAGATTTTAAATGAAGATGATTTTTTAGAAATGATAAAATAA
- a CDS encoding heavy-metal-associated domain-containing protein: MKNLFLLIGLFLSVNVFSQTKSTQTVTFSVKGNCEQCKERIENAADIKGVKVCTWEEKTQVATCVYSPDKVSPDQIKQAIAKAGHDVGDIKSTDAVYKKLPKCCQYRDNKCEDKK; the protein is encoded by the coding sequence ATGAAGAATTTATTTTTATTGATCGGATTGTTTTTATCCGTTAATGTATTTAGTCAAACCAAATCAACTCAAACCGTAACATTTTCCGTAAAGGGCAATTGCGAACAATGTAAAGAACGTATCGAAAATGCCGCCGATATAAAAGGCGTTAAAGTTTGCACCTGGGAGGAAAAAACACAGGTTGCAACCTGTGTTTACAGTCCGGATAAAGTAAGTCCTGATCAAATTAAGCAAGCCATTGCAAAAGCAGGACATGATGTGGGCGATATAAAATCAACAGATGCAGTTTACAAAAAGCTGCCTAAATGCTGCCAATACCGTGATAATAAATGTGAGGATAAGAAATAA
- a CDS encoding TonB-dependent receptor plug domain-containing protein: MKKLFLFLIGIGCSFLTSAQIKGRVVELDAKKKPVGLPNAIIQVKHGEIAMTDTAGNFQLIHATKGDTVLFSLTGYKTEGVIVKDDSKPITVILTSGVNLSEVEIEYISSGTEISYLNPIKTEILTERSLMKAACCNLSESFETNPSIDVNFADAVSGTKQIQMLGLSGQYAQITKENMPYMRGLANSYGLTFIPGTWIKSIQLSKGAGSVVNGYESFTGQINTELHDPANADKLNFNTYINQNGRNEYNLDFVQKVTKRFSTGWLAHASFNPLAEDHNHDLFLDIPTGRQYNVIKKYTYEGKKGFEARFGGGYMIDERKGGQLSTAHAHNDSIHPYEIGINNEKWEVYSKTGYVLKKPGTSMGLQLSYLNHNQNNYYGHSKYSGLQKTFYANYIYQGIIKTTDNSFKVGASYMDDVIDEKFQLFKYNRNEKVGGAFAEFAHNTKDKFNLVAGIRADYHNYYGLFFTPRLHLRYALNESKTVFRLSGGRALRTANIFADNTYLMASSRTWVVTPSDFSMPYGLKPEDGWNYGFNFTQKFKINYREAYITVDAYRTDFTNQVVVDVDKNTQEVNIYNLKGPSYSNTAQFEFNMEPRKRFFVKTAYRYVDTKMKYEQGLMQKPMVSMHRAFVNFSYETKRNHWQFDATLQYNGSKRLPYTQSNPEVYKRNSYSPDFYNVLGQITYLTKFPKAELHIYVGVENALDYKQQNPIVASEAPFSKYFDASMVWGPIYGRMIYAGLRFKIKELTWLKFKED; this comes from the coding sequence ATGAAAAAATTATTCCTTTTCCTTATTGGAATTGGTTGTTCGTTTTTAACCTCGGCCCAAATTAAAGGTCGAGTTGTTGAACTCGATGCCAAAAAAAAGCCTGTTGGTTTGCCGAATGCTATCATACAGGTGAAGCACGGTGAAATTGCCATGACAGATACAGCCGGCAATTTTCAGTTGATACACGCAACCAAAGGCGATACGGTTTTATTTTCACTAACAGGCTATAAAACCGAAGGTGTAATTGTGAAAGATGATAGTAAGCCGATAACCGTTATCTTAACCAGTGGTGTAAACCTCTCTGAAGTTGAAATTGAATACATCAGCAGTGGCACCGAAATTTCTTACCTCAATCCAATTAAAACTGAAATTTTAACGGAGCGCTCTCTCATGAAAGCGGCTTGCTGTAATTTGTCGGAAAGCTTCGAAACCAATCCTAGTATTGATGTGAATTTTGCTGATGCCGTTAGCGGTACCAAACAAATTCAAATGCTTGGTTTATCCGGACAATACGCGCAAATTACCAAGGAAAACATGCCCTATATGCGTGGATTAGCCAACAGTTATGGATTAACTTTTATTCCCGGAACATGGATAAAATCTATTCAATTAAGTAAGGGTGCAGGTTCAGTTGTAAATGGCTATGAAAGTTTTACCGGTCAAATCAATACTGAGTTGCACGATCCGGCTAATGCCGACAAATTAAATTTCAATACCTATATAAATCAAAACGGACGTAACGAGTATAATTTGGATTTCGTGCAGAAAGTAACAAAGCGTTTTTCTACCGGATGGTTGGCGCATGCCAGTTTTAATCCCCTCGCTGAGGATCACAATCATGATTTGTTTCTGGATATCCCAACAGGAAGACAATACAACGTCATCAAAAAATATACCTATGAAGGGAAAAAAGGTTTTGAGGCGCGTTTTGGCGGCGGATATATGATTGATGAACGAAAGGGCGGACAATTATCTACCGCGCATGCCCACAACGATTCTATTCATCCCTATGAAATAGGAATTAATAATGAAAAATGGGAAGTCTACAGCAAAACGGGTTATGTTCTTAAAAAACCGGGTACCAGTATGGGATTGCAGTTATCCTATTTAAATCATAACCAGAATAATTATTATGGTCACAGTAAGTATTCAGGATTGCAAAAAACATTTTATGCCAATTATATTTATCAGGGTATCATTAAAACCACAGATAACAGCTTTAAAGTGGGAGCGAGTTATATGGATGATGTGATTGATGAAAAGTTTCAGCTATTTAAGTACAACCGTAATGAAAAAGTAGGCGGGGCATTTGCAGAGTTTGCGCATAACACAAAAGACAAGTTTAATTTGGTAGCAGGGATAAGGGCTGATTATCATAATTACTACGGATTGTTCTTTACACCGCGTTTACATTTGCGTTATGCCTTAAATGAAAGTAAGACTGTTTTCAGATTGAGCGGAGGCCGTGCATTACGCACAGCTAATATTTTTGCGGATAATACTTATTTGATGGCATCATCGCGAACATGGGTAGTAACACCTTCGGATTTCAGTATGCCTTATGGATTAAAACCTGAAGATGGTTGGAATTATGGTTTTAACTTTACTCAAAAGTTTAAAATCAATTACCGCGAGGCTTATATAACGGTCGACGCCTACCGAACAGATTTTACGAATCAGGTGGTTGTTGATGTAGATAAAAATACTCAGGAAGTAAATATCTACAATCTTAAAGGACCGTCGTATTCCAACACTGCTCAGTTTGAATTTAATATGGAGCCGCGCAAGCGTTTCTTTGTTAAGACCGCTTATCGTTATGTGGATACAAAGATGAAGTACGAGCAGGGATTAATGCAGAAGCCAATGGTTAGCATGCACCGTGCTTTTGTTAATTTCAGTTACGAAACCAAGCGGAATCACTGGCAGTTTGACGCAACTCTACAATACAATGGTTCAAAGCGATTACCGTATACACAATCAAATCCGGAGGTTTATAAACGAAACTCGTATTCGCCAGACTTCTATAATGTATTAGGACAAATCACTTATCTCACCAAATTCCCTAAGGCGGAATTACATATTTATGTTGGGGTAGAGAATGCCTTGGACTATAAACAGCAGAATCCAATCGTTGCCAGTGAAGCACCGTTTAGTAAATATTTCGACGCGAGTATGGTGTGGGGACCAATTTACGGACGAATGATTTATGCCGGCTTGCGATTTAAAATAAAAGAACTGACTTGGCTAAAGTTTAAGGAGGATTAA
- a CDS encoding T9SS type A sorting domain-containing protein: MKKNLHFIAALFMVSSITSIAQNKQPLLNNSVSLLEESNTLTLSKVKHNDSLSGFNEQQARDLAPLKGITAEEMDVYMAISRRDFIKSKYNLVSKPIKNDSYSNVTKLATASCVNEDFEEQGLVTSVPAVVNVTTTTDVNGWTVTSGVNTASNGSCVLGGCCTSSTGLVVAEIGIGSSGYVDAVIGASYPIFSVFGNNANNGSLISGNPTNMRGDWIVRVNNQTAGAGISRITKSFIVSPANAKFKFASIAVAQGAHCCCDNVGIAINFKDCLGNMLATSGQFSVSPSAGPGCTPTGPCTTGAPLTFTNAAIAGWVYNKWRVDSVDLSFWIGSCISIEVTGIDCPYSGHAGYAYFDAQCSPIAVSSGVSTLHQSEMFNLYPNPNNGSFNLDIAKPIQNGEIEIRNILGQVVMREEIKQGSNKINSQNLLKGIYTYAVLQNKEVIHIGKVIIE, from the coding sequence ATGAAAAAAAATCTACATTTTATTGCTGCTTTGTTTATGGTGAGTTCAATAACATCTATTGCTCAAAATAAACAACCTTTATTAAATAACAGCGTCTCTCTACTGGAAGAATCAAATACACTTACTTTATCGAAAGTAAAACATAATGATTCTCTGAGCGGATTTAACGAACAACAAGCGCGTGACTTAGCTCCTCTAAAGGGAATTACCGCTGAAGAAATGGATGTTTACATGGCAATTTCTAGGCGTGATTTTATTAAAAGCAAATACAATCTAGTTTCGAAACCTATCAAGAACGACTCTTATTCTAATGTCACAAAATTAGCAACTGCTTCTTGCGTTAATGAGGATTTTGAAGAACAAGGACTCGTTACTTCGGTTCCCGCGGTAGTAAACGTAACTACTACTACTGATGTAAATGGCTGGACAGTGACAAGCGGAGTTAACACCGCATCTAATGGCTCTTGCGTTCTTGGGGGATGCTGTACATCTAGTACTGGATTAGTTGTAGCTGAAATTGGTATTGGATCCTCTGGTTATGTTGACGCTGTAATTGGCGCATCCTATCCAATATTTTCTGTTTTTGGTAATAATGCAAACAACGGAAGTCTAATAAGCGGAAATCCTACTAATATGCGTGGCGACTGGATTGTTAGAGTTAACAATCAAACTGCCGGTGCAGGAATTTCAAGAATCACTAAAAGCTTTATTGTTAGCCCTGCCAACGCGAAATTTAAATTCGCTTCAATTGCTGTTGCTCAAGGTGCGCACTGTTGTTGTGATAACGTTGGGATTGCTATAAACTTTAAAGATTGTTTAGGTAATATGTTAGCAACATCAGGTCAATTTAGTGTTTCTCCTTCTGCCGGACCTGGCTGTACTCCAACAGGACCTTGCACCACCGGTGCACCACTTACATTTACAAATGCTGCAATTGCAGGATGGGTTTATAATAAATGGCGTGTTGATTCAGTAGACCTTTCATTTTGGATTGGAAGCTGTATTTCAATTGAGGTAACCGGAATCGATTGCCCTTACTCCGGCCATGCAGGTTACGCGTATTTTGACGCACAATGTTCACCTATTGCCGTAAGTAGCGGTGTAAGCACTTTACATCAGTCTGAAATGTTTAACCTATATCCTAATCCTAACAACGGAAGTTTTAATTTAGATATTGCTAAACCTATCCAAAACGGTGAAATTGAAATACGAAATATTTTAGGACAAGTTGTAATGCGTGAAGAAATCAAACAGGGCAGCAACAAAATCAACTCACAGAATTTATTAAAAGGCATTTATACTTATGCCGTGTTACAAAACAAAGAAGTAATTCATATTGGTAAAGTAATAATTGAATAA
- a CDS encoding dehydrogenase E1 component subunit alpha/beta: MLITAETPIKYDRKKLKDDTLLTLYKNILKPRMIEEKMLLLLRQGKIAKWFSGIGQEAISVGVASALNPDEYILPMHRNLGVFTTRQIPLNRLFSQFQGKPGGFTQGRDRSFHFGTQEFKIVGMISHLGPQMGVADGIALANKLKQDKKVTVVFSGDGGASEGDFHESINTAAVWDLPVIFVIENNGYGLSTPSNEQFRCKSFADKAIGYGIEGVTVDGNNVVKVYETVKQLAESIRETPRPIILECITFRMRGHEEASGTKYVPKELFDVWGKKDPVNNYERFLITEGVLSEENIESIRADIKKEIDNGLEIAFAESNPAPDTQKELSEIFKPYSTTDTSNTNGSKTNKRLIDAVSDGMRLAMRKHPNLVLMGQDIAEYGGVFKITEGFVDEFGKGRVRNTPLCESAILGTGFGLSINGHKAMVEMQFADFVSEGITQIVNNLAKSHYRWGQNADVVVRMPTGGAVAAGPFHSQSNEAWFFKTPGLKIAYPAFPVDAKGLLLTAFEDPNPVMFFEHKALYRSITEDVPDDYYTIPFGQARVLRHGKDVTIVTYGLGVHWALEALDEFSDISADLIDLRTLAPLDTNTIYESVRKTGKVLVLHEDTLTGGIGGEIAALITENCFEYLDAPVMREGSLDTPVPMNVDLEWNFLPKDRFKKKLQDLWNY; the protein is encoded by the coding sequence ATGTTAATTACAGCCGAAACTCCAATTAAATACGATCGTAAAAAGCTGAAAGACGATACGCTTTTAACGCTCTATAAAAACATATTAAAACCCCGAATGATTGAGGAGAAGATGCTCCTTCTGTTACGTCAGGGAAAAATTGCAAAATGGTTCAGTGGCATCGGACAGGAAGCTATTTCTGTAGGAGTGGCCAGTGCTTTAAACCCGGACGAATACATCCTTCCAATGCATCGTAATCTCGGTGTTTTTACAACCCGTCAAATTCCGCTTAACCGTTTATTTTCTCAGTTTCAGGGTAAACCTGGTGGCTTTACGCAAGGTCGCGATCGCTCTTTCCATTTCGGAACACAAGAGTTTAAAATTGTGGGGATGATTTCCCATTTAGGACCTCAAATGGGAGTCGCAGATGGAATTGCTTTAGCTAATAAATTAAAACAAGATAAAAAGGTAACAGTTGTTTTTAGTGGAGATGGTGGAGCCAGTGAAGGTGATTTCCATGAAAGTATTAATACAGCTGCTGTTTGGGATTTGCCTGTAATCTTTGTGATTGAAAATAACGGTTACGGATTAAGTACACCAAGCAACGAACAATTCCGTTGTAAATCTTTTGCCGATAAAGCGATTGGTTACGGTATTGAAGGAGTAACCGTTGATGGAAATAATGTGGTGAAAGTGTACGAAACCGTAAAGCAATTAGCGGAATCGATTCGTGAAACACCTCGTCCGATAATTTTAGAATGTATTACGTTCCGTATGCGCGGACATGAAGAAGCGAGTGGAACAAAATATGTACCGAAGGAATTGTTTGATGTGTGGGGTAAAAAAGATCCGGTAAATAACTATGAAAGATTCTTAATTACCGAAGGTGTATTGAGCGAAGAAAATATCGAATCGATTCGCGCGGATATTAAAAAAGAAATTGATAACGGTCTGGAGATTGCGTTCGCTGAAAGTAATCCGGCTCCTGATACACAAAAGGAATTATCTGAAATATTTAAACCTTATTCAACAACTGATACTTCAAATACAAATGGCTCCAAAACAAACAAGCGTTTAATTGATGCTGTTTCTGATGGAATGCGTTTAGCGATGCGTAAACATCCTAATCTTGTTTTAATGGGACAAGACATTGCGGAGTACGGCGGTGTATTTAAGATTACTGAAGGTTTTGTAGACGAGTTTGGTAAAGGAAGAGTAAGGAACACACCGTTATGTGAAAGCGCCATTTTAGGAACCGGTTTTGGTTTATCTATTAATGGTCATAAGGCGATGGTGGAAATGCAGTTCGCTGATTTCGTAAGTGAGGGTATTACTCAAATCGTTAATAATTTAGCGAAGAGTCATTATCGCTGGGGACAAAACGCTGATGTGGTAGTGCGAATGCCAACAGGCGGTGCCGTAGCAGCCGGACCATTCCACAGTCAGAGTAATGAAGCATGGTTCTTCAAAACTCCGGGATTAAAAATTGCGTATCCGGCATTTCCGGTGGATGCAAAAGGATTATTATTGACAGCGTTTGAAGATCCGAATCCTGTCATGTTCTTTGAGCATAAAGCATTATACAGAAGTATAACAGAAGATGTTCCGGATGATTATTACACGATTCCATTCGGGCAAGCAAGAGTATTACGTCATGGAAAAGATGTTACCATTGTTACGTATGGTTTAGGTGTACATTGGGCATTGGAAGCGTTGGATGAATTCAGTGATATTAGTGCTGATTTAATTGACTTAAGAACATTAGCGCCATTAGATACCAATACTATTTATGAATCCGTTCGTAAAACAGGTAAAGTTTTAGTGTTGCATGAAGATACTTTAACTGGTGGAATAGGAGGAGAGATTGCTGCCTTGATAACTGAAAATTGTTTCGAATATCTGGATGCGCCGGTTATGCGTGAAGGTAGTTTAGATACACCGGTACCAATGAATGTTGACTTGGAATGGAACTTTTTACCTAAAGATCGTTTCAAAAAGAAACTTCAGGATTTATGGAATTATTAA
- a CDS encoding SDR family NAD(P)-dependent oxidoreductase — protein sequence MNVNNKTILVTGGGNGMGRELVLLLLKKGARVAALDVREDYLNETKSLAGANANRLSLHVVNITDKSAVENLPQQIINTHGQIDGIINNAGIIQPFVKVNDLDYASIERVVNINFYGLLYMTKSFLPHLLKRPEAHIVNISSMGGFLPVPGQSIYGATKAAVKLLTEGLRSELLDTNVRVTLIFPGAIGTNIANNSGLKMPSVSKEQEQKFKSLPATKAAEMIIEGMEKNKYRVMVGSDSRFMDFLYRLSPKFAAEFIYKKMKELLQK from the coding sequence ATGAATGTAAATAACAAAACAATTCTTGTTACCGGAGGAGGAAACGGTATGGGACGTGAATTAGTTCTACTCCTTTTAAAAAAAGGTGCCCGCGTTGCGGCCTTAGACGTTAGAGAAGATTATTTAAATGAAACAAAATCTTTAGCAGGTGCCAATGCGAATCGTTTATCACTTCATGTGGTGAACATAACAGATAAATCTGCCGTTGAAAATTTGCCTCAGCAAATTATAAATACGCACGGACAAATAGACGGCATTATCAACAACGCCGGCATCATACAGCCATTTGTAAAAGTGAATGATTTGGATTACGCATCAATTGAACGTGTCGTAAACATTAATTTTTACGGTTTACTTTACATGACGAAAAGTTTTTTACCACATTTATTAAAGCGACCGGAAGCTCATATTGTAAATATCTCGAGCATGGGTGGATTTTTACCCGTGCCAGGACAAAGCATCTATGGCGCAACTAAAGCTGCCGTAAAACTTTTAACGGAAGGATTACGTTCAGAATTATTAGATACAAACGTAAGAGTCACTTTGATTTTTCCGGGTGCTATTGGAACTAACATTGCGAATAACTCAGGATTAAAAATGCCAAGTGTGTCCAAAGAACAAGAACAGAAATTTAAATCTTTACCTGCAACAAAAGCTGCAGAAATGATTATTGAAGGCATGGAAAAAAACAAATATCGGGTAATGGTCGGCTCCGATTCACGCTTTATGGATTTTCTTTACAGATTAAGTCCGAAATTTGCCGCCGAGTTTATTTATAAAAAAATGAAGGAGCTATTACAGAAGTAA
- a CDS encoding MFS transporter, producing MSNIQLGLKENLKQFILLIVVNAFVGGMVGLERSILPQIAEGEFHIAAKTAILSFIIVFGVVKALTNYFTGTLANKLGRKNLLIIGWIFALPVPLILMLSNGWNWIIAANILLGINQGLTWSSTVVMKIDLVGEKSRGLAMGLNEFAGYIAVALVAFFTGWIASHYGLRPYPFYLGIVMAILGLIISILFIKDTKHHVAKEASDNKVPRLKNVFWDTTLFDRNLGSVTQAGLINNLNDGMAWGLFPILLADKGFSISEIGIVTAVYPAVWGIGQLVTGKMSDHFCKKSMLFWGMFLQGLALLSLIFANTFAHYIIISSLLGWGTAMVYPTFLATVAENTHPIDRPKSLGVFRLWRDLGYAIGAILTGFMADVFGLNSAVILIGVLTLASAFFIERRMRCKNNAPKISSLFFFKKQHELLS from the coding sequence ATGTCGAACATACAACTCGGACTAAAAGAAAACCTCAAGCAATTTATTTTACTGATTGTTGTGAATGCCTTTGTTGGCGGTATGGTTGGTTTAGAACGCTCCATACTTCCACAAATAGCAGAAGGGGAATTTCATATTGCCGCTAAAACCGCCATTCTTTCATTTATTATTGTGTTCGGTGTAGTAAAAGCACTCACAAATTATTTTACCGGCACCTTGGCGAATAAATTAGGAAGGAAAAACTTACTGATTATCGGTTGGATATTTGCTTTGCCGGTACCTTTAATTTTAATGCTAAGCAATGGTTGGAATTGGATTATTGCTGCCAATATATTACTGGGTATTAACCAAGGGTTAACCTGGAGCAGCACGGTGGTGATGAAGATTGATTTAGTGGGAGAAAAAAGTCGCGGTCTGGCCATGGGACTCAACGAATTTGCCGGCTATATTGCCGTTGCCTTGGTTGCCTTTTTTACCGGATGGATAGCTTCTCATTACGGTCTTCGCCCCTACCCTTTTTACCTGGGTATTGTGATGGCTATTTTAGGATTAATCATTTCCATCCTCTTCATTAAAGACACAAAGCATCATGTAGCTAAAGAAGCGTCCGATAATAAAGTGCCACGTTTGAAAAATGTGTTCTGGGACACAACTTTATTCGACAGAAACTTAGGCTCTGTTACTCAAGCCGGACTTATCAATAATTTAAACGATGGAATGGCATGGGGTTTATTTCCAATACTACTCGCAGATAAAGGATTTTCCATTTCGGAAATTGGAATTGTAACCGCTGTATACCCGGCAGTGTGGGGCATCGGTCAATTAGTTACCGGAAAAATGAGTGATCATTTTTGTAAAAAAAGTATGTTGTTCTGGGGTATGTTCTTACAAGGCTTAGCTCTATTATCTTTAATATTTGCCAATACTTTCGCTCATTACATTATAATATCTTCTTTATTGGGTTGGGGAACAGCGATGGTGTATCCAACTTTTTTAGCAACTGTAGCAGAAAACACACACCCAATCGACCGCCCAAAAAGCTTAGGCGTATTCAGATTATGGAGAGATTTAGGATATGCCATCGGTGCCATTTTAACCGGATTTATGGCTGATGTATTTGGTTTAAATAGCGCGGTAATTTTAATTGGTGTATTAACCTTAGCTTCTGCATTTTTTATTGAAAGACGTATGCGTTGTAAAAATAACGCTCCAAAAATTTCATCCTTGTTCTTTTTTAAGAAACAACACGAGCTATTATCTTAA
- a CDS encoding Crp/Fnr family transcriptional regulator, with the protein MQSLIKYLNSFMPLSKAAKEALVGICKELQFKKNSDIQPIGHTCKTIYFLKKGLARIYYFKNDIDITESFSFENHLVVRYESLFTGRPSKKAIQALEDSDLIAIDANQLFKLYSKFPELESVFARVFEAAHVETINRIESIQFHTAEERYKALLKEAPDVIKRVPLKYIASYLGITPVSLSRIRSHK; encoded by the coding sequence ATGCAGAGTCTGATTAAATATTTAAATTCTTTTATGCCCCTCAGTAAGGCCGCCAAGGAAGCTTTAGTAGGCATTTGTAAAGAATTACAGTTTAAGAAGAACAGCGATATACAGCCAATTGGCCATACTTGCAAAACCATTTACTTTTTAAAAAAAGGTCTTGCCAGAATTTATTATTTTAAAAATGACATTGATATAACGGAAAGTTTTTCGTTTGAAAATCATTTAGTGGTACGTTACGAAAGTTTATTCACCGGTCGTCCAAGTAAAAAAGCCATTCAGGCTTTAGAGGACTCTGATCTAATTGCCATTGATGCCAATCAATTATTTAAACTTTATTCTAAATTTCCTGAGCTAGAAAGTGTTTTTGCCCGGGTTTTTGAAGCCGCGCATGTAGAAACCATTAACCGCATCGAGAGCATACAGTTTCATACAGCTGAAGAACGCTACAAAGCACTACTCAAAGAGGCACCTGATGTGATTAAACGCGTTCCTCTCAAATACATTGCATCCTACTTAGGAATTACACCGGTTAGTCTGAGCCGAATAAGATCACACAAATAA